One part of the Sarcophilus harrisii chromosome 5, mSarHar1.11, whole genome shotgun sequence genome encodes these proteins:
- the PHF5A gene encoding PHD finger-like domain-containing protein 5A, producing the protein MAKHHPDLIFCRKQAGVAIGRLCEKCDGKCVICDSYVRPCTLVRICDECNYGSYQGRCVICGGPGVSDAYYCKECTIQEKDRDGCPKIVNLGSSKTDLFYERKKYGFKKR; encoded by the exons ATGGCCAAACATCACCCGGATTTGATCTTCTGTCGCAAACAGGCCGGTGTCG CCATCGGGAGGCTGTGTGAAAAAT GTGATGGGAAGTGTGTGATCTGTGACTCCTATGTCCGTCCCTGCACTTTGGTCCGGATATGTGATGAGTGTAACTATGGCTCCTACCAGGGACGCTGTGTGATCTGTGGGGGGCCCGGAGTGTCTGATGCCTATTACTGCAAGGAGTGTACCATCCAGGAGAAAGAC CGAGATGGTTGTCCAAAGATTGTCAACCTGGGAAGTTCCAAGACTGATCTTTTCTATGAACGGAAGAAATACGGCTTTAAGAAGAGGTGA
- the LOC116419491 gene encoding LOW QUALITY PROTEIN: uncharacterized protein LOC116419491 (The sequence of the model RefSeq protein was modified relative to this genomic sequence to represent the inferred CDS: inserted 2 bases in 1 codon), producing the protein MVYLAPSPHLHNPPDAPVGRSAPALALPPPPRQRLPAPGFWLFMTVQGGGAPGGPTLPPPSLPRGQEVASWGLWGVRGVQKFVPCPALRAGVPGAGGPFLARLAGWLAAHVGSEISKFSARDKFGLIDFFFFNFLFLDTPLFXGQRTGDKAETGLRALPFAAARGGGPLLAGWPRPQRHARTPGVSPGPPKMLLALRRGSLEELTARPPSSLCCCCCWSSPGNSPDWTNVTLASLAEPVHRGRDGTAERGPPPSFSHVGEA; encoded by the exons ATGGTTTATCTCGCGCCCTCCCCCCACCTGCATAATCCGCCCGACGCCCCTGTAGGTCGCTCGGCTCCTGCGCTGGCCCTGCCCCCGCCCCCCCGCCAGAGGCTCCCCGCCCCCGGTTTCTGGCTCTTTATGACTGTACAGGGCGGCGGAGCCCcgggagg CCCGACCCTCCCTCCCCCGTCCCTTCCTCGAGGCCAGGAGGTAGCCTCGTGGGGTCTGTGGGGTGTGCGTGGTGTACAAAAATTTGTCCCCTGCCCGGCTCTCCGGGCCGGGGTCCCCGGCGCTGGCGGCCCTTTTCTCGCACGCCTGGCCGGCTGGCTGGCAGCCCACGTGGGCAGCGAGATCAGCAAGTTTTCAGCTCGAGACAAGTTCggtcttattgatttttttttttttaatttcctttttttggacaCGCCGCTCTT TGGCCAGAGGACAGGGGACAAAGCGGAGACAGGCCTCCGAGCGCTGCCTTTCGCAGCTGCCCGGGGTGGGGGTCCTTTGCTGGCGG GATGGCCACGACCCCAGAGGCACGCTCGGACACCCGGCGTGTCTCCCGGCCCACCTAAAATGCTGCTAGCGCTACGGAGGGGGAGTCTTGAGGAGCTGACTGCGAGACCACCTTCCTccctctgctgctgctgctgctggagtTCCCCGGGCAACTCCCCAGACTGGACTAACGTGACATTAGCCAGCCTTGCAGAACCTGTCCATCGGGGCAGAGATGGCACTGCAGAAAGGGGACCGCCCCCCAGCTTCTCTCATGTCGGAGAGGCCTAG